aaataaaatatcaaacagaacgaaatttcaatataccatttgtaattcagtaatatgagagaattggtcaggggtctgaatacttttgcaagccactgtatgtatatatatatatatatatatatatatatatatatatatatatatatatatatatatatatattgtgctaAAGGTATACTCACTTAAAGGTTTTCacccactagatggcactgcaacacagtataaacaaacacaaaaggcaCCTAGTTTGCTGGTGAGTGTTTCTATAGGATTCTTCAGTCCTGCCAGGAGAATGCAGTTTCTCTTTGTGTTGTAAATGTGTCTCTCCACGTCAGCCAGGCGCTTGGTTTTCAAAACACTCATGAAGAAGCTTTTTTGTCAAACATAATTGCTCACATAactttgtttctattattattattgacggTTTCCATGACATCCTGGAGAAGCCCATTTTCCTCTTAGATACTACAGTACCTAACATAAAATGCTGTGCACATGCTTCACCTGGGTTATAATGCTGAGCGTGTGCTCTAATTAAAGCACTCTGCATCCCTGCCTTTACTTTATAGCTCAGCTGCAGTTTTCTAAAAAGGAATTTTCTACACAAAAAGCCAACAATAAAAGATGCATTGTGCAGAAAGATGCGCTGTTATGTTTTATCAATGAAAAAATGTTAGTTAAATCTGCACCTAGTATCACCGTGAATTTACTGTTTGAAAACAGCATCCCTCAGCCTTAttcaattaatcaaaaataaCAGCCTACTACACAGTCTCGTTAGCACTGTCAACAATACATGCTTCCTGTCAAACCTACTTATTGGGAATAACAGCCACAAAGAGGACTTGATTTTGCAGATGCCAACAGCTGCCTACATGACGGAGACACAGTTGGCATTGTGCACGCCCACACAGAAAGAATACGAATTACATAGAAATGGgttcccgagtggctcacctggtaaaagcacagccacgtggtgtgcagagtgagtcatacagtcaagggAGCGAGGGTTTgggtcctggctgtgcaaagtcacccTATAATTCCTGTAACAGCACAATCAGAGTGTACGAGAATCTGAAACCTTATAATTCCTGTAACAGCATCCAGGTTTAAACAACTATATTTAATGAGAATGTAACAGTCTTATACTGAGCTTGCAATCCTGCTTGACTATTTAATTCAGAAGCTGTCATTACTTGGATCCATACTTAACACAGTATCTAATAGCACATTGAGGGACTGGATCACGTTCACAAATTTTCAAATGTAATCAACACAGTGAATAAACATGGTTGGAATGTGTGGTCTAAATCTAGTTCACAAATGGTGTTTAATTCCTATACAAACTTAAGTCTATACTTCCTAAACTGTTTTAAGACTTGAAAAAGGCTGCAATACAGCTGACAAAGGACAAATCATTGTGTTTTTAGAAGAGGCTAAACAGGAAAGATATCAGAATGTTACAGACTAAAGAGCGCCTGGTGTGAAAACAGGACAAATGAAATGATGGggcactgttgtttgttttattgatttgctGCATcacaagataaatacaaaaatacaattttataatacatataatgGTTCTTCAAAACACATTTGCTTtatgttttcttcattttaattaaaaggacaataaaaacaagaacacatcCACACTACGTTAAGAATGACTGCTGTACAACTCAGAGTTGTATAAATACACCTTTATATAATTTGGGGGAGGGGGGCGAAGGTTTCAGTAGTTTCATGCTTATCCTCCCCTTTTGACAAATTGACGATTAAAATCGTTGAGCATTCTTAAAATGTTGGCTTTTTAAAGATCTGATTACAAGCACCTAAGCAGGAAGGAATTGCAAGATGTTCCCCGTGGACAGTCACACAGTTTCCCGATCCGGGCACCTTTCCTCAAAGCACACTGCTCCCCAGCGTCGCACTGCCAACCAAACAAGACACACAAGTTCAGCTTCCTGCAACGCGACAGAACGTGAATGACAGAAGAACGCAATGTCAACTGAAAATAACgcaggaaaaaaaatgacatgttgtTTCTTAAAAGCCACACACTAAAACTCGTTTCTCATAAACAAAACAGACGCACTGATTTGTCACATTAAAATTGAATGACAAGAGATGGAAGCTGTTTTCAAATTTCCACGCTATTTTACAAGGTGgggttttaaacaaacaacttACCATTCCGCTGTTCTAATAAGTCCCTCTGTACAGGCACATCGCATGtctgcatttaaaatgtgatacTAAAAGTAcgagttttcacttttaaattactggaattattattagcctatattttatattaaaaaaggtaATGGTTTTCCCCAAATATAATTATAACTGTAACTCACCATAGGCAATTGGCCATACTTCTTCTCATAATAAGGTATTCTCTTGCTTTTAAGTTTTTCAAGAACTTCTTGCAAGGCTTCTATCTGTTTAAAGGCGGCAATGTAGACAGTCATCTTTATTTTAGTAGCGAGAATTATTACATTGTGAGACAAAAATAAACGATGAACAGTTGGTAATACAGGCTGTCAAacgaattaaaacaaatattatgttaTGATATAATAACAACAGAACAATAAacgattttgtttttaaataaagacatttaaaaccAGAAATACACAGAGTTCGATTACGGTTTTTGATCGACTCATAAAAGTATAGGACAAGCATACATTTGCACTGATGAAAAACGAGAACACTACTTAGTAGTTTTCTAATAAATTGGGCTACTGATTAACCAAAAATAGTATGCAGAAAAAATAGGAATGTTTGAAAAGCAAAGAAGAAATTAAACTAAAAGCAATCTGCAGTGTTCATATTTATTACTATCATACGTACCAGTTGCTTTTCGTTTACGGAGTCTTCCTTGTCCAGAGACCGGGTTTCTAA
The sequence above is a segment of the Polyodon spathula isolate WHYD16114869_AA chromosome 2, ASM1765450v1, whole genome shotgun sequence genome. Coding sequences within it:
- the LOC121328681 gene encoding cocaine- and amphetamine-regulated transcript protein translates to MDSSRLYLFTLLSAALFLHTNCQETELETRSLDKEDSVNEKQLIEALQEVLEKLKSKRIPYYEKKYGQLPMCDAGEQCALRKGARIGKLCDCPRGTSCNSFLLRCL